In the Silurus meridionalis isolate SWU-2019-XX chromosome 6, ASM1480568v1, whole genome shotgun sequence genome, one interval contains:
- the insig1 gene encoding insulin-induced gene 1 protein has protein sequence MPRLVSRCWSCSTGVKAKDLPDLCIWMASRMGEVMSAVTSWLLCVRAAHLIRRGIVLFAVGVLLALVLYFLQIQRKDALFPDEVLDTWFSSACWVPLCCGTAAAVVGLLYPYLDSHLGEPHKFKREWASVMRCIAVFVGINHASAKLDFVNNVQLCLTLAALSLGLWWTFDRSRSGFGLGLTTAFFATLITQLLVYNGVYQFPSPQLGYVRSWLPCVFFSGGVTVGNIGRQLAMGTNEKLHID, from the exons ATGCCGAGACTCGTGAGCCGCTGTTGGAGCTGCAGCACCGGTGTGAAAGCGAAAGATCTGCCCGACTTGTGCATCTGGATGGCGTCGAGAATGGGGGAGGTGATGTCCGCGGTCACATCGTGGCTCCTCTGCGTCCGAGCCGCTCATTTAATCCGCCGCGGGATCGTCCTGTTCGCGGTCGGGGTGCTCCTGGCGCTGGTGCTTTATTTCCTCCAGATCCAGCGGAAGGACGCCCTGTTCCCCGACGAAGTGCTGGATACCTGGTTCTCCTCAGCCTGCTGGGTTCCTCTGTGCTGTGGAACAGCTGCGG CCGTGGTTGGATTGTTGTATCCGTATCTGGACAGCCATCTTGGAGAGCCGCACAAGTTCAAGCGCGAGTGGGCGAGCGTCATGCGCTGCATCGCCGTGTTCGTCGGCATCAACCACGCCAGTGCC AAGCTGGACTTTGTGAATAACGTGCAGCTCTGTCTCACTCTGGCGGCTCTGTCTCTGggtctgtggtggacgtttgATCGCTCCAGGAGTGGATTCGGTTTGGGCCTGACCACAGCGTTCTTCGCCACACTCATCACACAGCTGTTGGTCTACAACGGCGTCTACCA GTTTCCGTCTCCTCAGCTGGGCTACGTTCGCTCTTGGCTGCCCTGCGTCTTCTTCTCAGGAGGCGTGACGGTGGGGAACATCGGCAGGCAGCTAGCCATG GGTACGAATGAGAAACTTCACATCGACTAG